The following are encoded together in the Thalassomonas haliotis genome:
- a CDS encoding ribokinase: MTIFNFGSINIDHVYSVDHFVRPGETMTSSHYQKILGGKGANQSVALAKAGCDVVHVGAISKQDTHLLAELEAKGVNTEQIATLDLATGHAIIQVNKEAENAIVLFAGANHALSAPQIKQVLANAGENDWVLLQNETNEIDTIITTAKAHGLTVAYNPAPMDKAQVEKHLADIDLLIVNEVEAMDLAGVDNVDAAQASLVAQHPNLQILMTLGAEGVRYLNGKAVTQVAAFNVKAVDTTAAGDTFIGYALAGFTGNLGIESVLKQACAASAICVTREGASTAIPGHEEVSQFLKEK; encoded by the coding sequence ATGACGATATTCAACTTTGGTTCGATCAATATCGACCATGTTTACTCTGTTGATCATTTTGTTCGCCCAGGCGAGACCATGACTTCGAGTCATTACCAGAAAATTCTCGGCGGCAAAGGCGCCAACCAGTCGGTTGCCCTGGCCAAAGCAGGTTGTGACGTGGTGCATGTGGGGGCGATTTCAAAACAAGACACACATCTTTTGGCTGAACTTGAGGCCAAAGGAGTCAATACCGAGCAAATTGCAACATTAGACTTAGCCACAGGCCACGCCATTATCCAGGTGAACAAAGAGGCGGAAAATGCCATCGTATTATTTGCCGGGGCCAACCATGCCCTGAGCGCGCCGCAAATAAAACAGGTATTGGCCAATGCCGGTGAAAATGACTGGGTATTATTACAAAACGAAACCAATGAAATAGACACCATAATCACTACGGCCAAAGCACATGGCTTAACTGTGGCCTATAATCCGGCGCCCATGGATAAGGCACAGGTTGAAAAACACTTAGCCGATATCGATTTATTGATTGTTAATGAAGTAGAAGCGATGGACTTAGCCGGTGTCGATAATGTCGATGCAGCCCAGGCCAGCCTGGTAGCACAACACCCTAACTTACAGATTTTAATGACCTTAGGGGCCGAAGGCGTCCGCTACCTTAACGGCAAAGCCGTCACCCAGGTAGCCGCCTTTAACGTCAAAGCCGTCGACACCACCGCCGCCGGCGATACCTTTATCGGTTACGCCCTGGCAGGATTTACCGGCAACCTGGGTATAGAAAGCGTGCTTAAACAGGCCTGCGCCGCCTCTGCCATCTGTGTCACCCGCGAAGGCGCCAGTACCGCAATCCCCGGCCATGAAGAAGTCAGCCAGTTTTTAAAAGAGAAGTAA
- a CDS encoding UvrD-helicase domain-containing protein, whose amino-acid sequence MKLNLSIKPHWLINLLTRHQECLHLDEQRLSDSRSGSAQEYPWQEMPCLPQIDRGFIFAALIWQHQGKVYRFSWLPEKKAEQMLVQASQAWCRIHGQQLIAAANACYRLLHPGNEKRYLRQQTWLNIKSHAQSALKSWPDILPATGLTSGQQQAFKRLQYLAKWSEKDLQQYRQDFIRHQQNHFADFFHQVEANPLTQQQQVACITDEHNNLVLAGAGTGKTSVMVGRTGYLLRSRQADAGEILLLAFGNKAAKEMDERLKQRLGRDDIKASTFHALGQTIITKVEGKAPDLTPLARDENAKQQWLEQQLNQRLTGAAPDSDYPDLVLAYLERYRYPRRTTFDFTTLAQHIAYLKDNRIKSLSGDKVHSYGELLIADYLFKTGISYHYRQPYTPPNKHRDTPAPALKTADFRPYKPAFYLPEYDIVIEFRHINPDGKTPDFIDGKNYQEEISAQRQFHKNNNSGLIELDQTLLSSGQLPRALEQQLKKYALASTPVSNQALLDKFSDNGALEKLGQLLSKMLTLYKAGNFNKNSLGKHIKAFFANKPEGLLHGGADQVDLTLQLLAPLYQAYQAMLARQEQIDFDDMITKATAYIQSGQFTSPWSYIMVDEFQDISAPRAKLVKALRDAVSRASLFCVGDDWQAIYRFAGSDVSLTRHFAAYFGQTSITTLDKTFRFNNSICDVASRFISQNPAQLTKKLTTFNRVKTPAVTLIKLSLTGLPGSENNKSQNSTILTPVNDILKDISMTRTKLAREKSCSVLLLARYHHLLPDNSALKQLTQQFPALAIKAMSIHASKGMEADIVLVLGLDQGKQGFPAEKGEPLLIDALLPLEENNRQSPAHAEERRLFYVALTRAKDHVYLLTDRQKPSAFVRELITAQYPINREDPDKHVLSTTTAEDVEQDSTPSPRTNCPVCKTGVLTARAGRYGNFYSCSHYPYCEHTEKAANNDCQAVL is encoded by the coding sequence TTGAAGTTAAACCTGAGCATTAAGCCCCACTGGCTGATCAATTTACTGACCCGGCACCAAGAGTGTTTACACTTGGATGAACAGCGCTTATCCGACAGCCGTAGCGGCTCGGCACAAGAATATCCCTGGCAGGAGATGCCATGCCTGCCGCAAATTGATCGCGGTTTTATCTTTGCCGCCCTTATCTGGCAGCATCAGGGCAAAGTGTACCGTTTCAGCTGGTTACCTGAGAAAAAAGCAGAGCAAATGCTTGTTCAGGCAAGCCAGGCCTGGTGCCGTATCCATGGTCAGCAACTGATAGCAGCCGCCAATGCCTGTTACCGGTTACTACATCCGGGTAATGAAAAACGTTATTTGCGCCAACAGACCTGGTTAAACATTAAAAGTCACGCGCAATCAGCCCTAAAATCCTGGCCGGATATCCTGCCGGCCACAGGACTGACATCCGGGCAGCAGCAAGCTTTTAAACGCTTGCAATACCTGGCCAAATGGTCTGAAAAAGATCTGCAGCAATACCGGCAGGATTTTATTCGCCACCAGCAAAACCATTTTGCCGATTTTTTTCACCAGGTGGAGGCTAACCCGCTCACCCAGCAGCAACAAGTTGCCTGTATCACCGACGAGCACAATAATCTGGTACTGGCAGGCGCCGGTACCGGCAAAACCAGTGTAATGGTGGGACGCACCGGTTATCTGTTACGCAGTCGCCAGGCCGATGCCGGTGAAATTTTGCTGCTTGCTTTTGGCAATAAAGCCGCCAAAGAAATGGATGAGAGACTCAAACAACGCCTGGGCAGAGATGATATCAAGGCCTCAACCTTCCATGCCCTGGGACAGACCATCATCACGAAAGTCGAAGGTAAAGCCCCGGATTTAACCCCTTTGGCCCGGGATGAAAATGCTAAGCAGCAATGGCTGGAGCAGCAGTTAAATCAAAGGTTAACCGGGGCGGCCCCCGATAGCGACTACCCTGATCTGGTATTAGCTTACCTTGAGCGCTACCGCTACCCCAGGCGCACAACTTTTGATTTTACGACCCTGGCACAGCATATTGCCTACCTTAAAGATAACCGTATAAAAAGCCTGTCGGGGGATAAAGTCCACAGTTACGGGGAGCTGCTTATTGCAGACTACTTGTTTAAGACAGGCATAAGCTATCACTACCGCCAGCCCTATACTCCCCCAAACAAGCACCGGGATACCCCGGCCCCGGCCTTAAAAACAGCAGACTTTCGCCCCTATAAGCCGGCATTTTATTTGCCTGAATATGATATTGTCATCGAGTTCCGCCATATTAACCCCGACGGCAAGACTCCTGACTTCATCGACGGTAAAAACTATCAGGAGGAAATTTCAGCGCAGCGTCAATTCCATAAAAATAATAACAGCGGCTTAATCGAGTTAGACCAAACCTTATTAAGCTCAGGTCAACTACCCCGGGCGCTAGAGCAGCAACTGAAAAAGTATGCCTTAGCATCAACGCCCGTCAGTAACCAGGCCCTGTTGGACAAATTCAGCGATAATGGCGCCTTAGAGAAGCTTGGTCAGTTACTGTCCAAAATGCTGACTTTGTATAAAGCCGGTAATTTCAATAAAAACAGCCTGGGTAAACATATAAAAGCATTTTTCGCCAATAAACCCGAAGGCTTGCTACACGGCGGAGCGGACCAGGTGGATTTAACGCTGCAACTACTTGCTCCCTTATACCAGGCTTATCAGGCCATGCTGGCCAGGCAAGAACAAATCGACTTTGATGATATGATCACTAAGGCTACGGCTTATATCCAGTCCGGGCAGTTTACCAGCCCCTGGTCTTATATCATGGTGGATGAATTTCAGGATATTTCTGCGCCCAGGGCCAAGTTGGTCAAGGCGCTGCGCGATGCTGTCAGCAGGGCTTCCTTATTTTGTGTCGGCGACGACTGGCAGGCCATATACCGCTTTGCCGGCTCAGACGTCAGTTTAACCCGGCACTTTGCCGCTTATTTTGGTCAAACCAGCATCACGACTCTGGATAAAACTTTCCGCTTTAATAACAGCATCTGTGATGTTGCCAGCCGCTTTATCAGTCAAAACCCGGCGCAATTAACGAAAAAGCTGACCACTTTTAACCGGGTAAAAACACCTGCCGTCACCCTGATAAAGCTGAGCTTAACCGGACTGCCCGGTAGCGAAAACAACAAAAGCCAAAACAGCACCATATTGACCCCAGTAAATGATATCTTAAAAGATATCAGCATGACGCGGACAAAACTTGCCAGAGAAAAATCATGCTCGGTATTGCTATTGGCGCGCTATCATCACCTGCTGCCGGATAACAGCGCCTTAAAACAGTTAACGCAGCAATTTCCAGCACTGGCAATCAAGGCGATGAGTATCCATGCCAGTAAAGGTATGGAAGCCGATATCGTCCTGGTCCTGGGCTTAGATCAGGGAAAACAAGGTTTCCCGGCTGAAAAAGGCGAACCTTTGCTGATTGATGCCTTATTGCCGCTTGAAGAAAATAACCGTCAAAGCCCAGCCCATGCCGAAGAGCGGCGGTTATTTTATGTGGCCCTGACCCGGGCCAAAGATCATGTTTATTTACTGACGGACCGACAAAAACCCAGTGCATTTGTCCGGGAGTTGATCACAGCTCAGTATCCGATAAACAGAGAAGACCCAGATAAGCATGTTTTATCTACCACAACGGCAGAAGATGTAGAGCAGGACAGCACTCCTTCACCCAGGACAAACTGCCCGGTTTGTAAAACCGGCGTATTAACCGCCAGAGCCGGGCGATACGGCAATTTTTATAGCTGCTCTCATTACCCCTATTGCGAGCACACGGAAAAGGCCGCTAACAATGACTGTCAAGCAGTGCTCTAA
- the lodB gene encoding lysine-epsilon-oxidase maturase LodB — protein sequence MSGSKEKAEINTDVIIVGAGPAGAAAALILLTYSDLKVTLVEQSDLNDVRVVEHVGSDIFDLLGYLKIAKSAFPEDTFLPCYDQTSYWGSDEPVNAQALFSTDNKAFRLDREKFDFVLLGHVAARGGLVYSRTRCTGFSQGVDHNWQLSLKNRSQGQFNLNGRYLIDACGRKADVCRQVGVLSARHDKLMGVGAFFHFDKPRKLKQEQVMESHELGWWYCARLPDQRQVVAFFSDADIIGQHRLNQAVNWQQLLAQSRHIKLGLKGEAVLSGAPWVRNASSHITHSVLKKNFIAIGDAAASFDPISAIGLGFAMTSACHGARTVQTQLTSTDKLAKQAQLDAYQQEIVDHFEHYLRLRKACYRHEHRWSGATFWSRRR from the coding sequence ATGTCCGGCTCAAAAGAAAAAGCAGAGATCAATACCGATGTCATTATTGTCGGCGCAGGGCCGGCCGGCGCTGCGGCGGCATTGATTCTGTTAACCTACTCAGATCTCAAGGTAACCCTGGTTGAACAGTCGGATTTAAATGATGTCCGGGTGGTGGAGCACGTCGGCTCCGACATCTTTGATCTACTTGGTTATTTAAAAATAGCCAAATCAGCCTTTCCCGAGGATACTTTTTTACCCTGTTATGATCAGACCAGTTATTGGGGCAGCGATGAGCCGGTGAATGCGCAAGCCCTTTTTAGCACAGACAATAAGGCTTTTCGCCTGGATCGGGAGAAATTCGACTTTGTTTTGCTCGGGCATGTTGCAGCCCGGGGGGGGCTGGTTTATTCCCGGACCCGGTGTACGGGGTTTTCCCAGGGAGTTGATCACAACTGGCAGTTGAGCCTGAAAAATCGCAGCCAGGGCCAGTTTAATCTAAATGGCCGTTATTTAATTGATGCTTGCGGGCGTAAGGCGGATGTGTGCCGACAGGTGGGGGTGCTCAGTGCCAGGCATGATAAGTTGATGGGGGTCGGGGCATTTTTTCATTTCGATAAACCCCGTAAGCTCAAGCAAGAACAAGTGATGGAGAGCCATGAACTTGGCTGGTGGTATTGTGCCAGACTGCCGGATCAGCGCCAGGTGGTGGCATTTTTCTCGGATGCCGATATTATCGGCCAGCACAGATTAAATCAGGCGGTAAACTGGCAGCAGTTGCTTGCCCAGAGCCGCCATATTAAATTAGGGCTAAAGGGGGAAGCTGTTTTATCCGGCGCCCCCTGGGTGCGAAATGCCAGCAGCCATATCACCCATTCGGTACTTAAGAAAAACTTTATTGCCATAGGGGATGCCGCCGCTTCCTTTGATCCTATCTCCGCCATAGGTTTAGGTTTTGCCATGACCTCAGCCTGTCATGGCGCCAGAACAGTACAAACCCAGTTAACTTCAACGGATAAGCTCGCAAAGCAGGCACAACTTGATGCTTACCAGCAGGAAATTGTTGATCATTTTGAGCACTATCTACGTTTACGTAAAGCATGTTATCGCCATGAACACCGATGGTCCGGGGCGACATTCTGGTCGCGTCGGCGTTAA
- a CDS encoding nucleoside hydrolase has protein sequence MTRKIIIDTDPGIDDAMAIMLAFNAPSLNVLGLTTTFGNVPVSLATSNALKLVELAQKDVPVAEGVATPLAAPQLPHPDFVHGKDGFGNINWPTETTKADSRSAAEFIVETVRANPKEVTLIALGPLGNLARALELDPEIVDLVDEVILMGGAAVEPGNVTPVAEANIINDPHAADIVFTADWPVTMVGLDVTHKVMMDEALLQKIRAADSKAGELLYQSTQFYFDFYNKTFGIHGCFVHDASTIVYAMAPEVFTTEPGIVRVATEGVAIGQTIIAHPDKHYPLPYWQDKPQSNICMGVDSKRLLAVIEATFAGAA, from the coding sequence ATGACACGTAAAATTATTATTGATACGGATCCCGGCATCGATGATGCTATGGCGATCATGCTGGCATTTAATGCCCCTTCGCTTAACGTATTGGGACTAACCACAACTTTTGGTAATGTCCCGGTTTCCCTGGCAACCTCCAATGCTCTCAAGCTGGTGGAGCTGGCACAAAAAGATGTCCCGGTGGCCGAAGGGGTGGCAACACCTTTAGCAGCGCCTCAGCTGCCCCATCCCGACTTTGTCCACGGCAAAGACGGTTTTGGCAATATCAACTGGCCGACAGAAACGACAAAAGCCGATAGCCGCAGCGCCGCCGAGTTTATCGTCGAAACCGTACGGGCCAACCCCAAGGAAGTCACCTTAATCGCCTTGGGGCCGCTGGGTAACCTGGCCAGAGCACTGGAGCTGGACCCGGAAATTGTCGACCTGGTGGATGAAGTGATATTAATGGGGGGCGCCGCGGTCGAGCCGGGCAATGTTACCCCGGTGGCAGAAGCCAATATCATCAACGATCCCCACGCCGCCGATATCGTCTTTACCGCCGACTGGCCGGTGACTATGGTGGGTCTGGATGTCACCCATAAGGTGATGATGGATGAAGCCTTATTGCAAAAAATTCGCGCCGCCGACAGCAAAGCCGGGGAGTTATTATATCAGTCGACCCAGTTCTACTTTGACTTTTACAATAAAACTTTCGGCATCCACGGCTGCTTTGTCCATGATGCTTCCACCATAGTGTATGCCATGGCGCCTGAAGTCTTCACCACAGAGCCGGGCATTGTCCGCGTCGCCACCGAAGGGGTCGCCATAGGGCAAACGATTATCGCCCACCCGGATAAACATTATCCGCTGCCCTACTGGCAGGATAAACCGCAAAGCAACATTTGTATGGGGGTCGACAGCAAACGTCTGCTGGCCGTCATTGAAGCAACCTTTGCCGGCGCTGCTTAA
- a CDS encoding di-heme oxidoredictase family protein has translation MKLICPGWSATLLTLTTLISNVQAADWPTEQIGAGAVSLEAVGEQVFDWQGPFARSSRTTPANPYLTANFTGPIPTNDWASSLIMDPFSKSLYAHPLSFKASNEGLEISLPPLSIGSVDNMGETSVRRMHDGNVDLVVKPSTFAPTDARADKITDWSYDLVMANGDKAMKATIAHGLPYAFFEFTDSEPVISLKRGTSMNVVSNNGHQLHIRIWDPLANRYNHYGLFAPLATSWTISATQISANLPDGKNYFTVAGLPDDSNATFLAFADKAYNFVTDTRVNWSVSDNTGQVSTQYQVTTSAKSEGNNSGTLMALYPHQWRNLSGTTTGAQYESIRGIMKLVAGNSFTTVMDYHGILPRMPDLPDAAAVAEIGQHLSDYYGYGASLTPKFIQPGADGGNTGYDTYWMGKNFNRLSGLIGIADMLDNSDSEVAPMTTDMLDSLKGQLEYWFDGNKPTPDNYFYYNQDYGTLIGYPASYGSDNDLNDHHFHYGYWINAAAQVALRDPTWAQDENWGGMVKELINDIAGDDRNSSRYPFLRNFDIYEGHSWASGTVPHNPDGVWAGGNNNEASSEGINAWAGLILWGEATGDKSIRDLGIYLYTHEVEAANSYWFNLYGDIGHQDYPNIEASRVWGGGYDHSTWWTEDPIQTHAINFLPITAASMYLGENQNFVQQNFDAIWREYQLWDGDGGQFNKEQFKDRWQDLLSEYLAFSDADAALARWKSTNLSDDPVNGIDPALGIEFGESRAHTYHHIKTLQLLGQPDFSIRPVGHSLGLVFNKNGVKTYVAYNATASDKTLLFSDGMGLVVPAGTMNQGPGTVIADTDNDGVADPLDLCPDTPANSQVDNKGCPLTPTDSDNDGVRDSLDLCPGTPANTQVDNNGCPIVVQAFGIEQNSAGTVTFYVNTSDWAIVHYRVNNNGQQNVTMVSAPAAGDIKVYTLEGLNQGDSIDYWFTYNTPTGAVDTPPQPTYLVSANPDDPNSPNNPTPDSDGDGIPDNQDLCADTPQGTEVDNNGCAIAAPVNQEITSINTLLVGGPDSPAPGFALYSFDHDENGQSNCFDACAQTWPPLLVTDGVASGVNDLGTVEREAGVFQLTYQGKPLYFYSGDTLAGQTKGRGQNNLWWTIPYGQALGDIMPLYDETTPLEAAITFDRGDALITRISDRARDRHAKENHFQAYDHFLSFYWEERTAAIEIIDYVAKGGSGIEMKVKTLNKLDEQQAENRWWYIGNNTLAEYCGNGVMASHDNRNYVKASSWNCRENRDIQIGDKLEFEISQFLDASTLARGRSNYYGTTYLYIVGTGIVPWDVTDKGPFVGGNLFQRDSIPVPESARAGGDTSLHVQMTAEPDGHFQQMATNLSYDNGQPWVLGRRVHHSSFVDGSHDENDENGIFAEVSNLAGSHYISERCTSCHVRNGRAVPAGPGVPLDKWVFKVGDGNGNPHPNLGRVLQGQARGNASSEGLPVITSWTEANGLRSPNYQFSGISPQQFSARITPQLNGLGLLEAIPESSILALADEDDSNGDGISGKVAKVPDPISGETRLGRFGYKGASASIKHQVSAALNSDMGVMTSVLPVPDCGIEQNDCATGGQLADEHLDNLVKYISLLGVRAQRDYNDTEVLRGKQLFKNSGCNACHVESFQTSEFHPLAELRSQTIYPYTDLLLHDMGPGLADNLGEGEASGSEWRTAPLWGLGLSACVTGGVTGEPGGVAFGLDGNETCTPAHGYLHDGRARSIDEAIRWHGGESEAAALAYQNLSADDRAALLKFVGSL, from the coding sequence ACTGGGCATCATCCTTGATCATGGATCCTTTTTCCAAGTCTCTCTATGCCCACCCATTAAGTTTTAAAGCCAGCAATGAAGGCCTGGAGATCAGCCTGCCGCCGCTATCCATCGGCAGCGTTGACAACATGGGGGAAACTTCCGTGAGACGCATGCATGACGGTAATGTCGACTTAGTGGTAAAACCGTCCACTTTCGCACCAACAGATGCCAGGGCAGATAAGATCACCGACTGGAGTTATGATCTGGTGATGGCCAACGGCGACAAGGCCATGAAGGCCACCATAGCTCACGGCCTGCCCTATGCTTTTTTTGAATTTACCGACAGCGAACCTGTGATAAGCCTCAAACGCGGCACCAGCATGAATGTCGTCAGCAATAACGGCCACCAGCTCCATATCCGGATATGGGATCCGCTAGCAAACCGGTATAACCATTACGGTTTATTTGCCCCCCTGGCGACCTCCTGGACAATTTCCGCCACACAAATCAGCGCCAACCTGCCTGACGGTAAAAATTATTTTACCGTCGCCGGCCTGCCCGATGACAGCAACGCAACTTTCTTGGCCTTTGCCGATAAAGCCTATAATTTTGTCACCGATACCCGGGTCAACTGGTCGGTCAGCGACAACACAGGCCAGGTAAGCACCCAATATCAGGTCACAACAAGCGCCAAAAGCGAGGGCAATAATAGCGGCACCCTGATGGCACTCTATCCCCATCAATGGCGTAATCTCAGCGGCACTACCACAGGCGCTCAATATGAAAGTATTCGCGGCATCATGAAACTTGTCGCCGGCAATAGTTTCACCACAGTGATGGATTATCACGGTATTTTACCGCGCATGCCTGACTTGCCCGATGCCGCTGCCGTGGCTGAGATCGGCCAACACCTGTCGGATTATTACGGCTACGGCGCCTCCTTAACGCCGAAATTCATCCAGCCCGGCGCCGATGGCGGCAACACCGGTTATGATACCTATTGGATGGGTAAAAACTTTAACCGCCTATCCGGATTGATCGGCATTGCCGATATGCTTGATAACAGCGACAGTGAAGTCGCCCCTATGACGACCGATATGCTCGACAGCTTAAAAGGCCAGTTAGAATATTGGTTTGACGGCAATAAGCCGACCCCGGATAATTATTTTTATTACAATCAGGACTACGGCACCTTAATCGGGTATCCGGCAAGTTATGGCTCAGACAACGACCTTAACGACCACCATTTTCATTACGGTTACTGGATAAATGCCGCCGCCCAGGTTGCCCTGCGCGATCCCACCTGGGCCCAGGATGAAAACTGGGGCGGCATGGTCAAGGAGCTGATCAATGACATTGCCGGTGATGACAGAAACAGCAGCCGCTACCCCTTTTTACGTAACTTTGATATCTATGAAGGCCATTCCTGGGCCTCGGGTACCGTGCCCCACAACCCGGACGGCGTCTGGGCAGGCGGCAACAATAACGAAGCATCCTCTGAAGGCATTAACGCCTGGGCCGGTTTAATTCTCTGGGGAGAAGCCACCGGCGATAAAAGCATCCGCGATCTGGGGATCTACCTCTATACCCATGAAGTCGAAGCCGCAAACAGCTACTGGTTCAATCTCTATGGCGATATCGGCCATCAAGATTATCCCAACATAGAAGCATCCCGGGTCTGGGGCGGCGGTTATGACCACAGTACCTGGTGGACAGAAGATCCCATTCAAACCCATGCCATTAACTTTCTCCCTATCACCGCCGCTTCCATGTATCTAGGTGAAAACCAAAACTTTGTGCAGCAAAACTTTGATGCTATCTGGCGTGAATACCAGCTATGGGACGGCGACGGCGGACAATTTAACAAGGAGCAATTTAAAGACCGCTGGCAGGATTTGCTCAGCGAATATCTGGCTTTTAGCGATGCCGATGCCGCCCTTGCCCGCTGGAAGTCCACCAACCTCAGCGATGACCCGGTTAACGGCATAGACCCGGCGCTGGGCATTGAGTTTGGTGAATCCAGAGCCCATACCTATCACCATATCAAGACCCTGCAACTCCTGGGACAGCCGGATTTCAGCATACGCCCGGTAGGCCATAGCCTGGGGTTGGTATTTAATAAAAACGGGGTAAAAACCTATGTCGCCTATAACGCCACAGCCAGCGATAAAACCTTGCTCTTTAGTGACGGCATGGGCCTGGTTGTCCCGGCGGGCACCATGAATCAGGGACCCGGTACCGTGATAGCCGACACGGATAATGACGGCGTAGCCGATCCGTTAGATCTTTGCCCGGACACCCCCGCCAATAGCCAGGTCGATAACAAGGGTTGCCCGCTAACGCCAACAGACAGCGATAACGACGGCGTCCGGGACAGCTTAGATCTTTGTCCTGGCACTCCCGCCAACACCCAGGTCGACAACAACGGCTGCCCGATAGTGGTACAAGCCTTTGGCATTGAACAAAACAGTGCCGGTACCGTCACCTTTTACGTCAACACCAGCGACTGGGCGATAGTGCATTACCGGGTAAACAACAACGGCCAGCAAAATGTCACTATGGTGTCAGCACCAGCAGCCGGTGACATTAAAGTTTATACCCTTGAAGGCCTTAACCAGGGAGACAGCATAGATTACTGGTTTACCTATAATACCCCCACAGGGGCCGTAGATACCCCGCCCCAGCCCACCTATCTGGTATCGGCAAACCCGGATGATCCAAACAGCCCAAATAACCCGACTCCTGACAGCGACGGCGACGGTATCCCCGACAATCAGGACTTATGCGCCGATACCCCGCAAGGCACTGAAGTCGATAACAACGGCTGCGCAATCGCGGCACCGGTTAACCAGGAAATAACCAGCATAAATACGCTGCTCGTCGGCGGCCCCGACTCCCCTGCCCCAGGTTTTGCCTTATACAGCTTTGATCATGACGAAAATGGCCAAAGCAACTGCTTTGATGCCTGCGCCCAAACCTGGCCGCCGCTACTGGTCACCGATGGTGTTGCCTCCGGGGTTAATGATCTTGGCACTGTCGAGCGGGAAGCGGGGGTTTTTCAGCTAACTTATCAGGGCAAGCCGCTTTATTTTTATAGCGGCGATACCCTGGCCGGACAAACCAAGGGCCGGGGCCAAAATAACCTCTGGTGGACAATCCCTTATGGTCAGGCGCTGGGGGATATCATGCCCTTGTACGATGAAACAACGCCGCTGGAAGCTGCCATCACCTTTGATCGCGGCGATGCCCTGATCACCCGGATTTCCGACCGGGCACGGGATCGCCACGCCAAAGAAAATCATTTCCAGGCCTATGATCATTTTCTCAGCTTTTACTGGGAAGAGCGCACCGCCGCCATAGAGATCATCGATTATGTCGCCAAAGGCGGCTCAGGTATCGAAATGAAGGTCAAAACCTTAAACAAGCTCGACGAGCAACAGGCAGAAAACCGCTGGTGGTATATAGGCAATAATACTTTGGCGGAATATTGCGGCAACGGTGTGATGGCAAGCCATGATAACCGCAATTATGTTAAAGCCAGCAGCTGGAACTGCCGGGAGAACCGCGACATACAAATCGGCGATAAACTCGAATTTGAGATCAGCCAGTTCCTCGATGCCTCGACCCTGGCAAGGGGCCGCTCCAATTATTACGGCACCACCTATTTATATATCGTCGGCACCGGCATAGTGCCCTGGGATGTCACCGACAAGGGGCCTTTTGTCGGCGGTAATCTCTTCCAGCGCGACTCAATCCCGGTGCCGGAGTCTGCCCGCGCCGGCGGCGACACCAGTTTACACGTGCAAATGACCGCAGAACCCGACGGCCACTTCCAGCAAATGGCCACCAACCTCTCTTATGACAATGGCCAGCCCTGGGTGCTGGGACGCCGGGTGCATCACAGCTCCTTTGTTGACGGCAGCCATGACGAAAATGACGAGAACGGCATCTTTGCCGAGGTCAGCAATTTAGCCGGCAGCCACTACATCAGTGAACGCTGTACCAGCTGCCATGTCCGCAATGGCCGCGCCGTGCCTGCCGGACCCGGGGTCCCTTTGGATAAATGGGTGTTTAAAGTCGGGGATGGCAATGGCAATCCTCATCCCAACTTAGGCCGAGTATTGCAGGGACAGGCTCGCGGCAATGCCAGCAGCGAAGGTTTGCCTGTAATCACCTCCTGGACAGAAGCAAACGGCTTGCGCTCCCCCAACTACCAATTTAGCGGCATCAGCCCGCAGCAGTTTTCGGCGCGCATCACGCCGCAATTAAATGGTTTGGGGCTGCTTGAAGCCATCCCGGAAAGCAGTATTCTTGCCCTGGCGGATGAAGATGACAGCAACGGCGACGGCATCTCGGGAAAAGTCGCAAAAGTACCCGACCCGATCAGCGGAGAAACCCGCCTGGGCCGCTTTGGCTATAAGGGAGCAAGCGCAAGTATCAAACACCAGGTATCGGCGGCATTAAATTCCGATATGGGGGTCATGACCTCGGTATTACCTGTGCCGGATTGCGGCATTGAACAAAATGATTGCGCCACTGGCGGCCAACTGGCGGATGAACACCTGGATAACCTGGTGAAATACATCTCATTATTGGGGGTGAGAGCGCAGCGGGATTATAATGACACCGAAGTTCTTCGCGGCAAACAGCTGTTTAAAAACAGCGGCTGTAATGCCTGTCATGTAGAGAGTTTTCAAACCAGTGAGTTTCATCCCTTGGCAGAGTTACGCAGCCAAACCATATACCCGTATACCGATCTGCTGCTGCACGATATGGGACCGGGCCTTGCCGATAATTTAGGCGAAGGTGAGGCAAGCGGCAGCGAATGGCGTACCGCGCCATTATGGGGGCTGGGCTTAAGTGCCTGTGTCACCGGCGGCGTCACCGGCGAGCCCGGCGGCGTGGCTTTTGGCCTGGACGGCAACGAAACCTGTACCCCGGCCCACGGCTACCTGCATGACGGCCGTGCCCGCAGCATAGATGAAGCCATTCGCTGGCATGGTGGTGAAAGCGAAGCCGCAGCGCTTGCTTACCAAAACCTCAGCGCTGACGATCGGGCGGCACTGCTTAAATTTGTCGGCTCTTTGTAA